In the Desulfovibrio sp. X2 genome, GCAGCATGTGCTGGCAGCGCCTGGACGCCGGGCTCGATCCGGCCTGCGTCAAGAGCTGCCCCACGCGGGCGCTGCGCATCATCGACCTCGCGACCTTCGATGACCCCAACGCCGTGCAGTTTCCTCCGGGCTTCCCGCGCATGCCGGGGCTGAACCCCTCCACGCGCTTCCGCCAGCCCGAGCTGCCCCTGATCGTCAGGAGGGAGGACGTATGATCCCGAGCATGGAACTTCCGCTTGTCGGCTTCACGGTCCTCAGCCAGACGGCCGTGGGCCTGACCCTGGTCTACGCACTTCAGGGGGCACTTCAGGGGGCGGACGCCTCCGGCGCGGGCGAGGCCTCGCCGAGGACCAAGTGGCTCGCGGCCGCGGGCATCCTGGCGCTCGGGCTGCTCGTC is a window encoding:
- a CDS encoding 4Fe-4S dicluster domain-containing protein, which translates into the protein ERAFYSLACNHCEHPECLEVCPVNAYTKREKDGVVVHHQEKCIGCGNCIRSCPYGAPRYNPVEKRAEKCSMCWQRLDAGLDPACVKSCPTRALRIIDLATFDDPNAVQFPPGFPRMPGLNPSTRFRQPELPLIVRREDV